From the Pyrenophora tritici-repentis strain M4 chromosome 5, whole genome shotgun sequence genome, the window ACTCGCGGTGGTTCGTCAAGACATCCATCATCTTGTTCCTCAACAAGATTGATCGTTTCAAGGAGAAGCTTCCCGTCAGCCCAATGAAGAACTACTTCCCCGACTACGAAGGCGGCCCAGACTACGCTGCCGCATGCGACTACATTCTCAACCGATTCGTCTCGCTCAACCAACACGAGACCAAGCAGATCTACACTCATTTTACTTGCGCCACAGACACGATGCAAATTCGATTCGTCATGGCTGCTGTAAACGGTATGTTCATTTCTCATTACCCAAACCAAATCACACTAACACCTCGCAGACATTATTATTCAAGAGAACCTTCGGTTGTGTGGTTTGATATAAGCGAATGGGCGTCTGAGTACACGAAAATGTTCCGACTTGATCTTGAATCACGGGTTGCATGTCTCTCATGTCGTCCACAGGCGTTGTGGGCTTTGCTTTGCATGCTTGTGCTTCCTGCGTCGAGACATGGCTTTACTCGAGGCCCGGGTCGCTCACTCTTTGATACCCTGCGGGCGGGCTGAGGAGGCCATGGACACACTACCTGCGAAGCGATATTTTCTTCTTTTTTTCTTACTCTCCATCAATTTCCTGGGGTCAAGAGGGGGGATGGGTATTGAATATGTCCCCTACTACAAAGAAACCTTCTATAAGGGCTATGCGAGCGTTGTTTGCTACCGCCGCTGCCCAAGAAGCTTTTTTTTCTAATACTATAAGTTCTTCGAAAATTTCTAACTATTTTCTCATGCACGTCGTTGCTTGTCGTAGTTGTAGTGGCGgtctttttttttctttgCGCAATTCACGTAGCAGAGCATGCGAAAGTGCGCTCATAGATATATAGTGAGATGATGAATTTACTACTTGAAATGATTGTTAACTTTCTCACTACGTACTCGCACTTTGCGCAACTCGATGCTATGTCATGTCCAATCGTCAAAATTCCGTATCTAATGACGCCTACCTACCTCAATGCACGCCAAACCAAAGTAAAAATAAGCAACAAAAAAAAGTTATCTTATCAAATACCGCAATCCCATCATTCCCATCTATTCTGAAACTCCTGTGATGTAAGTGGCATCAGCCCCCATATACGCCCATCTTCTTTCCTTCTCCCTTTTGCCTACCAGTTTTGCTTTTTCTGTCGTTGAACGGCTGTCCGTCCGTCCAACCCACGCCACCCACATGTCATGTCACACACGTCTTGTTCAACGCCCTCCATACGTCGCCTCAACATGCTTTCCTCGTTTCCCCTGGGTAGACTAGAATACGCTATTTCGAGACACGATACACGCGCTTAAGTTTCTGTTTCCTTGCTCGTACGAGGAGCGTGTCAGTTGGATGTGGGTTCCCCGCAAACCATTGCTTGGATGGTGGGTGCGGGGAGAGGAGGAAATGCCTTGCTTTGTCTTGTCTTGTCTTGTCTTGTTCATGGGATTTGCGAAACAGAGGACCGTGGGTTGGCGAGTGGTGTATCTTTGCCTTACTCTTGCAGCATGTTACCGCACGGCAGAGCACAACAGAGTAGCACAACGCAACGCAGCGCAGCAATCAAGGAAATCAGACGACTCGGAGGTATCATGCCGCTCGATTTTCTTTTCCTGTAGATTACGCATGCAGGCCGTGGATCAGATCAGCGGCGCATATGATGTTCCGTTTTTTGTTTTTCTAAAGTCTCGAACGCGCATGTTTTGATCCACCTTATCACAACCGCAACGACGATAGCAACGACGAGCATAGGAATCGTACCAAACATGTACACATATCGTGCAATCTGCCCAGGTGTCTCAGGCACCATCTTTATGTCTTACGCCCCCCTAAAATATTTATGCAAACCGGCCTGTCCGTCCTTACATACCCTTACGTACTATACCACCCTTACTATTCTCACCTCGTACGATTTCAAAGTAATACTATACTATATATTACCGGGGCTAGTTCTTATCCCGTGGCTGTGGTATAGGGGGCGTAAGGGCAGGTATAGCCGGGTGTTTTATTTTTAAGATGATGTGGTGTTGGGGGGGCGGAGATGGGAGGGCTTACTAGCGCGACTGGGATCGCTAGTTACTTAGCTGGGTGTGGGAAAGGCAGAAGTTCACGGGTGGGTGGCGTTGGGGGGGGAGGGGGTTATTGGACTTGGGGGCCGCTTGGGTTGGTACCTGCCTGTTTGGGATTGCGCTGCGTAGGTACCTAGGTATCGGTGTTGTAATAGTTTCCGTTGACATTGGATGGCCTTGTGTTCTAGGTGCGGTTGTATTCTTAGTTGGTGTGATTAGGTGATGTTTTTGTTTTTGTTTTTGTTCCTGTCGGGGTTTTGTGTCTGGACCATTGTTGACTTGCGATTTGCGGGAGGTTCTTGTTCGTTGGAGTTGAAGCGGGTGGTGATTGGGGACGGAGTAGCGAGATGTGTGTTTGTTctttctttttctctttttTCCTTGCCTTTTCTAACAAGGCTGCCGTTTAGTCACATATGACCTAATTGTTGCGCGCTAACCATGCCAGGTTTTCATCATATTGTGGCCTTAGTGCTGCGTAGGCTCAGTCTCCAAGTGCATGCCGCGAGGTCTAAAGAAAGTGATAGACATCGGGTACTATAGAGTGAGAGTGGATTGTAAAACATATCTCGACAGCTGGGAGTACCGTTTATATCATACTGAGCATCTGCTCTATATTATGGTAAACTAGATTGATGCATCTAGCTGATAGCCTGGAGGTAGACGCACTGCTGCCGAGCTTCAAGTCCTTGCTCGGCCCTAGTAATTGCTCCTTATAGCCGGCAGGCTACATTGTAGACTTGAAAGACGATAAAGTCTTGATCCACGCCCTTGATGATTTTCTTGTGGATAGCAGACGACTGCTCAGTAATTTAGATCGATCTGTGGCAAAGGTTCCTTCATCTTCACCATCGCTTGGTACCTTTCCTCCCCATCCTTCTCTTCGTCATAACCATCAACAATCCTGATATAGTCTCTAGTTCCACCGTGACTAGTATCAAAGCAATCTAGGTATAATCCAGCTGACACCGGATGGATCCATTGTCCCGTCTTCGCGTCGATGATGCGGACATTGCTCCTTGGAATCGCTCCCCAGTTGATCTCCATGACACAATGTCCCCAATTATAAAGCCCATCGTTCACTAAAACATCGAATCTCTCCAGCTTGGGGAAATGGCGAATCCTGCGTGAATGGTCGTGATAGAAGAAATCTGACGCATCCCATCCGCTGAAGCTCATCAACTCGAGCCGCAAGTATCGTACTTCCTGCTTTTCTAGGCTATCTTCTTTAACCAACTCCTTTATCAGGTAGCTATCCATCTGTATAACGTCTGTTTCCAGGCATGTCCAGATATACCGGGGAGATCTGTCGACAACGAAGATTTTCTGGTACACGCAGTACTTGCGAGATTCCCGACATGCTCTCGTAACTGCAGGGGCTGGTGTGGGCGACGAGTAATGATTGGTACCGTGCAGCTTCCGGACTTTGACAACCCGACCCAGTTCAGCAGCTGATTCCCAAATCTGGATGCGAAGCTCAAGAGGGAAGCGAGGAAAGGGATGAAAAGTCTCCATTGTTGTTGCTTCGTTTCGTATTGCTGGGTGATTGATTGCTTACGCAGGTTGAGCGGTTCTCGCTAAGATGTGGCACAGCTTTACGGTTACAGCATTGAGTCATGCGACCTGACCTGAGTTGTGCGAGCAAAAGGTAAAACGGTGTGCTTCGTTCACGGTGTCTTTTTGCCCTTCAACATACCTTTAGTCCTATGGGAATTTAGATACGGGGAGTGGTAAGTAAAGCCTGAATTAGCTAGCAACAAAGCGCACGCGACTAACACTTCTAAAGATCACGAGAAAAACCCTGGAGCTCTACGAACCCCGCGAATCGACTGCCGCGTATTAGATCATGATTCTATACCCAGCACAAACACTTACACGTTCATCAGTGTACACCTGGTAGGGTACATGGATCGAGGGGATTGCATGTGCTCACGTCCATACTGAGCCATTGGCAACAGATCAATTAAGAGGCACAGTCATCAAGTCCGTACGATTTCACATGTCTCCGAAAACTTCAGATTACCTTTTCCAGCTTTCTTGCGCATTTGTACTTCCGATACATACTCTTGCGGTACTAGTCTACCCGGGTGGCCGAATAGTCTTGGAATTTACGGCACCCCAAACTCAGTGACCCATCTTTGTTGAACATCAACAACTTACATAAATAGTGTTAAAGGCATCGGCAGTTATCCCCGCCGCCACTGGCACAGAGCCATTTCTCATTCACGCAGACCACATCATTACGGCCAAGTTTGCATCGAAGGAAGACAATGGGTATAGGACTGTGTCCGGCCATCTCCAGCTTATGGTTGAGAGTTTGGGCGAGGCTATCGCCATGAACTGTCTGTGGTAACTGTACTCTAGGTGTttagtccagatgctatttacagcTTTGTCTTGTACTTAATCTTGTCCTACTATAAAGGATTGATATTGATTGGCAAATTATAAACAGCTAAATAATGCACAAATTATCCACACCAGAATTATAATTCGACAGGTACCTAGGTAGCTAGCCAAACTCGCGTCCGCCCATCGTCCTCTCGAGACCACCACAGTTCTATCACACTACCAATAAGGGACTCACTATCATTTACCACAAGAAGCTCTGAACGATCCAAAATTGAAGTAAAAAAAGTCTCCATCTTCCACAACCCGGATCGCGAATGTCGAATTACCTTGGCAGCCCGGTCACATGAAGATGCATGACGTTATGCGGTAACGCTTCCAAGTTCACAGTGAGCAACTCGTCACATCTTCGACAGAGATTACTATTAGGTATGCCCTATTTATTTACCATTTCACCCTACAATACACATACCTGAACTAGTTAACCAGACCGATAGAGGTGGTGCTGTGCTGAACTCGGCTTCTACCACTTCTATCTGCATCCTTCGCTTAGCCGACCCCGCTTGACATCTTCTTCAAGATGAGCGCTAGCATCACCTGTCCTCCAATACGAATTCGCGGACGTTTCCTCTGGCGAGGAGATGATCGAGTAAGCCTTGCCTCGTCGTCGCTCGATGAAGCTGAATCTAATACCAAAGACAAAGTTCTTCATAAGAGGCGTTGCATACCAAGTGGACTCTGCACGTGATCCCATCTCGGACGATCGCCTCGCGGAACTCAAACATGACATTCTTCTCTTCAAGGAGCTTGGCCTGAATACACTCTTTGTTTGTAGGCGCGGGCAGCAACTAGAATTGTGACGAAAGCTGATTCATGTGCTAAGACGGCATAGACAGTACGAAACATCACACTGAGGCCATGAAGCTGCTTGAAGAAGCAGGAATATACGTCTTCACAGTGGGTAGTCTTCTTCCGCTTTGCTACTTGTATATTGAGCTGACCCACGCATGTTTTCCATCAAGGCTGTCTCAACACCATGGAACGCTATCAGCCGCCTGGCTCCAACCGAGTCGTACAACCCGGACACCATGGCTTCCTTCTTCAAGACAGTAGACATAATGGCTGGCTTTCCGAATACGCTGGGTCTCCTCGCTGGTAACACGGTGATCAACAATGATTCTACCATGCCCGCAGCCGGCGTTCTCAAAACCGCCGTGCGGGATTTGAAGAAGTACATGAAGCTCCGAAATGAAGCTAATGGGCAACGCGTGATTCCCATTGGGTATAGTGCGGCGACGAGCAGTGCAAGGGACCAGGAGATATTGGAATATCTGACTGCCGGCGATAATGACATGTCGATTGATTTCTGGACGGTGAGTGCATTGTCATGAGTTGAAGGTATGTTAGGCGCTAACATATACTGCAGTGCTCGAACTTTGAATGGAAGAAGAAATCCGACACGACCGGATCCGGGTACGACGACCTGGTAGGTTCTTGACTATTCTCCGATTGTCTATAACCGATCTAATTCTCTCATCTAGCTCCACAGATTCAGCAACACCACCATACCAATATTCTTCTCAGAATACGGCAACCCCTCTCGCCAGCCCCGTCTTTTCCAAGAAACAACTGCCCTGTACTCGCCCGCTATGAGCCGCATCTTCTCCGGCGGGTGCGCGTACGAGTTTTGGGAAAGTGCAAATGGCTACGGATTGGTGGAGTTGTTGAAACATGGTAGCGACAAACGCATCTCAGCATATAGGCAAAAACCCGACGATGAGAACAAGATTTTTGAAAGACGCGAGACGGATAGAGGAATATTGCTCGTTTTCAACGACTTCGTGAATTACAAGAGTAAGTTGGCTGAGGTTGGTGATATCGCGGTAGAGGACGTCTCCGAGGCTACTGAAAGAGAGGGGGAACAAGGAGAGACTGGCAAGAAAGCTAGCGGACCGTGGCAGGATAAATTTCGCATGTTGGAAAGTTGTGTCGACTGGCATGAGGTGGAGGCATCTTAGGTAGGTAGTGTGAACTCAGTCGTTCTTGGTATATATTCTGTGCCTTAACAATCCTGTTGCCGGACTAAACCAAGGTATCTTTTGCCATGTGTTATGCTAGTTCCGCTGCTTGGAGTATGTGTTTTCTGAAAATAGCTATCAGAGCCGATATCTCTCTACAGCTGAGATGAAGGACATGATTAGTTATTGGTAGTAGCAAAAAATGAAAACCTCTCTTTTCGCGGACTAAACGAAATCTAACCAAGGGGATGTTGGCGGGTTGCTAGGCTGCTTTCTACTTAGTTTCAGCCGCAATTCCTGGTCACAGGGTAGGGGTTCGCATTTGCGTATAGTTGCCGCTAATGACACTCTTGGAGTTGGGAATGGAATAACCGCGTTCCTGTTTTGCAGACCATTTCCACGTCGTATTACGCCACGAAATCTTTCTCAATTAGATCTACCAGGCCGCTTAAAGAAGTAAAAGGTTTTCCTTGCTACACTGCTAGATAATGGCGTATCCTCTAGTCCGTCGAACAACGCCTAAAATTCTGTCCTGGATCCAGTACATACCGACTGCTACGTATCAGCCATGTTAATCATAATAATGGAGATTATTATAAAGGAAACACGGACAGAACGTGTTACTTGTCAGTTATATTAGGTAGCTGAGACGAGAACTTATAAGTCATAGTAAAATCTCGATTTTAATCCAAAGTATGCTAGAAGCGATGATACGAGTATACCCTTTTGCAGGCCACGTGCCTTGCCTGGTTAAATAAATATATATTGCTTTACCATACTAAATATCCTGTACATAGTCCTTTGCCTTGAGCGTAGCCCCTTGAACCACTAAAGCTTTCCGCAGTATGCACCACCCGGTCTAAATGGGGTACATCCATTGCCATCGGAGTAGCACGCAAATGTCTATTCCATTAGTCTTTTATCTACGAAATAAAGATTATTTTTGAGCACACTTACAGTATCGCATTTTGAGCTACGGCCTTCATCTGAACCGCCATGTCCAACGCAATATCCAGGATGGTCACGGTATTCGAAAGGGTCTATTTTCTGACCGCTTGCGTCCTTGTCTTGTTGGCAGGTCTGGAATTCCGTTAATACCACATGATTGGCGTTGAATGGAAATGTCCAGAAGTTTGAGTACTTACGAAATAGGCAGAGGCGCCTAGAATCAGGGTGAAAAGAGGAATCAAAGTGGTGGACTTCATCTTGTGGAGGAGGTGTTGTAGTTGAGATAGATTTTGCTGTCAGAGATGAGCCCGAAGACTGCGTTCTCATTGCGACTTTATAGTACAAGTCCGACTTCCCCACATGACACACAATTAAACTTACCCCTGCAAGTTTTCCATGTTCCATCAGCTTACATGGAGCGTACTGGACATCGTGGACGATCGTATCTTGACATATTACTCTTCTACCGGAGCGTATCGGGTAGACCAGCTTATATGGAATTTAATGAGTATCGTATCTGGAAATGTTCATTTCTCGCATGACAAGTTTCGTGGTTTGGCCAACATTCGAGCACACACACAGATGCCGCATACCCGAGCCCCTTGTATGCACTTGGTGTAACAACGGACACTGTTATTAGATGATTCCAATCGCAGTATTTTTGTTGTCGTGCTCTTCGCCAAGCTGGGCGGCAAAGGCACCGCCAAGGCTGCCAGACCGACTGTCAGTCAGACACGATTACGGATCTCACGTTGGAATCTGAATAGGAGCGGTGGAGCAACCGGAGACGCGAGGAAACTACACCTTACCAAGGCCCCTTGCGCCGAGTCAGCCCCGTAGCAGACCGGTCCAGAGGCAAGGAGGCTAAAGCTAACTCGAGTTAAAATGCTGCACATCAGCGTCCATAACGCTCTCTAGACGCAGCGACCCAGCATCAAGATAAGGGTCATGATGGAAATTCCCCATGGGCGGCCGAATCACATAACACCAGCTAGTCTCGTGCCTAGACTCCATTAAGCGTGCCTTAATACTGTACTACAAAGAAATGGAGTTCCAGACACCTCGCGACTAGCGTAGTTGAGGTAAGCACTATGTTCTGACTTCGGACCGCAAGCCGAGACCCACCTTCCGCAGAGAAGCACGGAAGCGTTGTTGGACAAGATTACCGTCGATCTGGAGTGAGGGCAACTAGACCGATCGCGTTTCGGTAGTCAGAATGGTGTTAGGAGACAGCGTCTAGAACAGGAAGATGGTGAAGATGGGGAAATGGAGGAATTGCATGGTTAAAAATGGGGAAATTGACTGCCTGCCTCTGATCTCGGCGCGGGTATCTAGGCACGCAAGGCTGACATGGCTGGTGCCGTTCAGGGTGCTATTTGTAGTCAGCTCACTAGCTTGGAATATACTCGTTTGGGGGATCTTCCCAGGTGGGATATGGGGTTTAGCGCGAGTCGTAGAAGGATGCGGGTGAAGACGTGGTTTTATGTGGGTGTTTGAGAGAGTGGCTGAGGGTGGTTGTTTGTATATGTTGTCAGCAGAGATTGTGAAGACAAGTTTCACAGAGCTAATGGCCGCAATGGTGTGATGTTTTGGCGTAATGTTATGGGTGGGCGGTTTTACTGAGTCGATAGTAACGCGCGAAACAACATCGTTCAAGATACACGCGATTATCCAAGCAGAGCAAAGTACAACTTTACCTTGCACCGGCATAGACGCTCCCGACGTCAGATGTGAAGTGTTTGCGAAACGCTACTGGAACCATCAGCTTATATGTGGCCTTTATGTTACAAATAGCTGTCGTTGTGTCCACATATAGGGTTGGCGTGTGGAAAGCTATAGTCGTTGTCGTTCTGGAAGATGTATGGTAACTCATACTTCGGGATAATTTCCCGTTAGAATGTCCCAGATGTAGGGCGATCTGAGGAGGTAGTTGGATGCATGTGTGTGGGAAAGTTGGAAATGTCCGAGAGTCCGCTCTTGGACGCCAACTGGATTACTTTGCAACCTTGACTATCTAAACACGTGATTTTCTAGCTCCTTGGTGGAAACCATTGGCAGCCGATGGAAAAAGGAATACGGAGCTTGGAAATGACGTAGTCCGGACTCCGGGCGATGCCAATGCAAACTCGCATCTCGTGTAGAGCAAGTATCAAGACGCACCTGCTAAGCCACAACGTCAGCCACGGTGATAGACACGTAAGCCACGGCTAAGGCGGATCGGCATGGTGTGGAGAGTAAGAAGAGTGACGTTCAGGGCCTGGAAGTAAGCAGCGGGTCGAGATTGCCGGTTGGTGTATCTAAGTAAAGAAAGTACCCCACCAATATGCATGGAGGGGCATGATGCAGGCCATGTGCCTCCTCGTTCGATACTGCGCGTCTGTCAGCAGCCAGGAACGGCAAACGTTTGGTGGTAATTGTCGTGGTCAAGTTAGAGATTGGGGCCAGGCGTGATTCCTGTCTGACCTAGGTGACGACAGAGGGTATCGTGGTACGTGGAAGAAGCTTCTCTGTCTCGCGATTGCGCGTAATCAGCGTAGAAGGCAGTGCCGAAATCCCACGCGTTCGTAGTAGCCCGCTAGGCGCAAGGCGATATGTAGCGCCTAGTGTAGTCGGGAGGCTCTCGATGCAGGCTTGTGTCCGCGGTTCATGGGAGTTGCGGCATTTCATTTGTGACAGGCCCGAATGCAACTTTATACAACAGCGACGGGTTGCACAGGGATGACAAATGGCAGGTAGGGTCGGGACTGAGGGGCTCTGGATACGAAGCGTGATAGTAACGCTTGCAGGTTTCAAGTCGCGAATGGCATCAAGTTTGCAAGTTGCGCATTACCGTGGATAAGGGTCTGGGGGCGCATGGCTAAAGCCAGCCGCATGTGCCGGCAAGCGCAGCTCCCTAGAAGGCCGCAAGAGACACATTGCGGGCCTGCCGTCATTCAGCTGGTTGTGAAAGCTACCTAGATATGCGGCGCCCCTAAGCTCTATTCTAACTTACTGCTCTTCGACATCTCTCCGTCTTGTCTCGTCTCGTCTGGCCTCCTTCAACCCTCACAACTCATCAATCTCCCCTGACCTTTATTCTCCATCACCATTGCCGACGATCCAAGTCCAAGACGCCACCCCCCGGCCTACTTACATGTGCTGAGCCACGTTCTGCCAACCGCCCGGCGCGTCGTCAAGCAATACTTGGCTTCCGCGGTCCGGCCAGGAAGTCCCGATCGAACGCGTATCCCGCCAACATGCCGCGACCTACATTTACCAGCAAGCTCTCGCTTCCGCACCGCCTCAAGCACCCGCAATCCAGCAACTCCAACGGCGCCAATCTCACTCCCACGTCTGTGCCCCAGAGTCGCAACGGGAGCCCCAAACCCAAGCAAAGATCAGACATGTCTGAACAACACCAAGTGCCCGGTTTAGTCCTGCGAGCGAATGTCATCAAGGTGCGCCTGCCCACCCACGTCGACATGTCAACAATGCGCCCCCAACTAACATGAATGCAGGGCAGAGATCTCGCTGCAAAGGACCGGAGTGGCACTTCTGACCCAGTAGGTGTTCCTTCGCCACCTACCACACCCCAAATCTGTCTCTAACCACAATGGTCGCAGTACCTCGTCCTCACCCTCGGCGATGCAAAAGTCACCACCCCCGCCATAAACAAGCAACTAAACCCCCCAATGGAATGAGACGGTCGAACTGCCCATATTCGGCGAGCAGAGCCTCCTGCTTGAAGTCGTCTGCTGGGACAAGGACCGCTTTGGCAAGGACTACATGGGCGAGTTTGACGTCATACTTGAGGATCAGTTTCAGAATGGACTCACACACCAGGAGCCGCAGTGGTTCCCCCTACAGTCACGGCGATCCGGCAAGAAGAAGTCGATTGTGTCAGGCGAGATCCAGATCCAGTTCTCCCTCATCGACCCCCTCAACCTCACTGCGACCCCTGAGCAGACGCTACAGAAGTTCTTCGCCATTGCCACACAGACACCGAACCccgatgacgacgacgacgaacTCCTGATGCAGAGCAACAGCAACCCTACCGACGCCGAAGACGAGTCGAGCTCAGACGAGGCGCAGGATGAGTCGAAGAAGGCTGAGAAGAGGGAGAAGCGGCGA encodes:
- a CDS encoding Glyco-hydro-72 domain containing protein; the protein is MSASITCPPIRIRGRFLWRGDDRTKFFIRGVAYQVDSARDPISDDRLAELKHDILLFKELGLNTLFVYGIDSTKHHTEAMKLLEEAGIYVFTAVSTPWNAISRLAPTESYNPDTMASFFKTVDIMAGFPNTLGLLAGNTVINNDSTMPAAGVLKTAVRDLKKYMKLRNEANGQRVIPIGYSAATSSARDQEILEYLTAGDNDMSIDFWTCSNFEWKKKSDTTGSGYDDLLHRFSNTTIPIFFSEYGNPSRQPRLFQETTALYSPAMSRIFSGGCAYEFWESANGYGLVELLKHGSDKRISAYRQKPDDENKIFERRETDRGILLVFNDFVNYKSKLAEVGDIAVEDVSEATEREGEQGETGKKASGPWQDKFRMLESCVDWHEVEAS
- a CDS encoding C2 domain containing protein, with product MPRPTFTSKLSLPHRLKHPQSSNSNGANLTPTSVPQSRNGSPKPKQRSDMSEQHQVPGLVLRANVIKGRDLAAKDRSGTSDPYLVLTLGDAKVTTPAINKQLNPPME